One segment of Carya illinoinensis cultivar Pawnee chromosome 13, C.illinoinensisPawnee_v1, whole genome shotgun sequence DNA contains the following:
- the LOC122291911 gene encoding probable LRR receptor-like serine/threonine-protein kinase At1g06840, with the protein MVVLGFSIFRSSGRHYQPSGRQLLKMGLSGSLSPELGKLLYLQILDFMWNSISGSIPKEIGNITTLELLLLNGNKLTGPLPEELGYLPNLDRIQIDQNNISGPVPVSFANLNKTKNFHMNNNSISGQVTPELSRLPSLVHFLLDNNNLSGYLPPEFSELPQLLILQLDNNHFDGTTIPASYSRMSKLLKLSLRNCNLQGEIPDLSQIPYLGYLDLSLNLLNGTIPTESISKTITSIYLSNNSLTGTIPDSFSYLPRLQILSIANNSLNGSVPSTIWQNRTLNGNESLTVELQNNKLTNITGDTNLPPHVTVWLQGNPICSNTNLASFCGSESDAENTNQGPTNNTLYCRLCPPPYEHSPVSPGLCFCAAPLLVGYRLKSPGFSDFRPYRSMFEDYLTSGLALLLNQLYIDSFKWEEGPRLKMYLKLFPVNKNRNDNGFIFDASEVRRIMNMFRSWTIPGSDIFGPYELLNFTLLDIYFQIISIFLFLFYNPNNS; encoded by the exons GCAACTTCTGAAAATGGGATTGTCAGGAAGTCTATCACCAGAGCTTGGCAA ATTATTGTACCTACAAATACT GGATTTTATGTGGAACAGCATAAGTGGGAGTATACCCAAGGAGATAGGCAATATCACCACCTTGGAACTCTT GCTTCTGAATGGAAACAAATTAACAGGTCCATTACCTGAAGAGCTTGGTTATCTTCCAAACTTGGACAGAATACAAATTGATCAGAACAACATATCAGGACCAGTACCAGTATCATTTGCAAATTTGAACAAAACGAAGAATTT TCACATGAACAACAATTCAATTAGTGGGCAAGTTACCCCGGAGCTATCCAGATTACCAAGCCTTGTTCACTT CCTTCTGGATAATAATAACTTATCAGGGTATCTTCCACCAGAGTTCTCCGAACTGCCACAGTTACTGATACT TCAACTTGATAACAATCACTTTGATGGGACTACAATTCCAGCTTCGTATAGCAGAATGTCCAAATTGCTGAAGTT GAGCCTTAGGAATTGCAACTTGCAAGGGGAGATTCCTGATTTGAGCCAAATACCGTACCTTGGTTATCT AGATCTCAGTTTAAATCTGCTAAATGGAACCATACCTACCGAGAGCATTTCTAAGACTATCACGTCCAT CTATTTATCCAACAACAGTCTTACTGGAACAATTCCTGACAGCTTTTCGTATCTTCCTCGTCTCCAGATACT GTCAATTGCGAACAATTCATTGAACGGCTCTGTTCCATCCACCATTTGGCAAAATAGGACTTTGAATGGAAACGAAAGCCTTACAGT GGAGTTGCAGAATAATAAGCTTACAAATATTACAGGCGATACTAATCTACCTCCACATGTCACTGTCTG GCTTCAAGGGAATCCAATTTGCTCGAACACCAACCTAGCCAGTTTCTGTGGATCTGAAAGTGATGCTGAAAATACAAATCAGGGTCCAACGAATAACACTTTATATTGTCGACTATGTCCACCCCCTTATGAACATTCCCCTGTATCTCCTGGACTTTGTTTCTGTGCTGCCCCTCTACTTGTTGGATATCGGTTGAAAAGTCCTGGATTCTCAGATTTTCGTCCTTACAGATCAATGTTTGAGGATTACCTGACATCTGGTCTTGCTCTACTCCTTAATCAGCTGTACATTGATAGTTTTAAATGGGAAGAAGGCCCTCGACTGAAAATGTACTTGAAGCTTTTTCCAGTAAATAAAAATCGAAACGACAATGGTTTTATCTTCGATGCGAGTGAGGTTCGGCGAATTATGAACATGTTCAGATCATGGACGATTCCTGGTAGTGACATCTTTGGACCTTATGAACTTCTGAACTTCACTCTCCTGGACATTTATTTTCAGATaattagtatttttctttttcttttttataacccaaataattcttaa